The following nucleotide sequence is from Candidatus Cloacimonadota bacterium.
GGAAGCATCTCAGCTTCGGTCAGTATCATTCCAGTCATCGAAGTTGTTGTTGTTTTACCATGTGTTCCTGCAATGCAGATACCCTTTTTCATTCTCATGAGTTCTGCCAGCATCTCTGCTCTGCGTATGACAGGGATATTCTTTTTCATTGCAGTTTTGATCTCAATATTCTCATTTGTTACTGCTGATGATTTAACGACCACATCCACATCATTTTGAACATTCACAGCTTTATGATCATACGTGATCTGAGCTCCCATCTTTTCTAATCGTTCGGTAACATGAGAGCAAAGCAGATCTGAGCCCGTAATTTTAAAGCCGTAATTTATGAGAAGCTCGGCGATGCCGCTCATGCCAATACCACCGATACCGACAAAATGTAATTTCTTTGTTTTTCCTAACATTCTATTCCTGCTGTCATTAAGATATCACTTACAATGTGCTGTGTCGCTTCCGGTTTTGCAAGTGACTTCATGGCATGTGCCATAATTTCGTATTGCTGAGTATTATTCAAGATATTCTCTATATTTGTCAAAAGAATTTCCGGTGTCAGATCCTTTTCTTCTATCATAACTGCCGCACCATTCTGCGCAAAACTTTCGGCGTTCTTCACTTGATGATCTCCAGCGGCCCAGGGGAAAGGAATTATGATGGCAGGAATCCTGAAATAAGCAACCTCTGAGAGTGAGATCGCACCAGCTCTGCATACCACAAGATCGCTCGCTGAATATACTAGATCGATATCATTGAAGAATGGTTTAATGATCATGTTCCTTTGATTGCCATATTTTTCTATGATTTTTGAATGATCTCGTTTCCCAGTCTGGAATATTATTTGATAATCCTTTTCTAATAAGCTCTCAATTATTTTAAGAACTGCATTATTGATTGGTGTTGAACCGAGACTTCCTCCATAAATGAAGAGAGTTTTACTGTCTTTAAATCCGAGTTCCGTTTGCGCTACTTTGCGAGGAGTTAGATTGAGCTGGCGTATCGGATTGCCGGTATAAAGACAATTATCATTCTTTTTCAGATAATCTATTGCAACATGATTACCCAGATATATCCGTTTTGCATAGGGTGCTATGAAACGCGTACTGAGTCCGGGATAGCTGTTTTGTTCCTGTAGGAATATTGGTATTTTTTGCAGGTGAGCGGCATAACCAGCAGTCCCGGTCACAAAGCCTCCGCATCCTACAAATAATGAAATCAAATTTTCTCTATAAATCTTTCGAGTTTCAACAATACTTTTTATCATATAATAAGGAAAGAGAAGATTTTTTAGCGTAAGATATCGATACAATTTATGAACATCAGTTGGAATGCATGTATAGCCGTTTTCGCTGACAATTTTATTTTCAATACCATCCTTCGAACCGATAAAAATGATCTCACAACTCTTAAGCTGGTCTTGTAATTCACGAGCTATTGCAATTCCCGGAAAGATATGTCCACCAGTACCGCCTGCAGCTATCGCGACCCTAAGCATACTGAAACTCTCTTTCTTCCATGCGTTCGTAACGATCACGCTTGCTGGCATTTACGATCATTGCAACTGCGATTGAATCAATCAAAAGAGCTGATCCCCCATAACTAATGAACGGCAACGTGACACCGGTTGACGGGATCAAGCTTATAGCTACAGCAACATTTACAATGATATTATATGCAATCCCAAACCCCAAACCGGCGATCAGGAAGGAGTAAAATGGATCATGCGCACGTTGTGCTAGTGTAAAACTCGCAACAAGAAGGAGTACATATAAAATCAAGATCAGAACACTTCCCGCAAAACCGTATTCCTCACCTAAGATAGAGAAAATGTAGTCAGAATGAGCAAACGGGAGGTAATACAATTTTGCCTTCCCTTCTTCAGAACCTCTTCCGGTCAGCTTGCCGTTTGAAAGTGCTATCAGGGATTCTCTCGGTTGGAAAAACGTGTCATCATTTTGCTCGATTTGAACATCTTTACCTGCTAGGAATTTTACGAATGAGACATATCGAGCTCTTCTATATCCCGGTCCGACAGAAACAAGTATAACAAGCACGACGAGAACTGTTGCGAATATCAATGCGATTGTTGTAAGTTTCACTTTCGCAACAAAAAGCAAGCTCACAAATACCAGGAACAGAATGCCGGCAGTGCTGAGATCAGGTTCGAAATAAATCAGTCCTAAGTATATCCCAAGAGCAAAGATCACAGGAAAGAAATTTTTAATAAAATATCGTGGCTCAGACCGTTCAACTCGGTCCTGATTTTTAGCCAGGAAATGAGCCATATAAAAGATAAAGATTACCTTGGCAAGATTGCTTGCCTGAAATGTGAACTTCCCAAGATTGATCCAGCGGGTTGAATAATTTACTGTTTTACCTATACCCGGAACAAAAACAACTCCGAGGAGCAACATTCCAAAGAGGAGGAAAGGAAAGGAAAAAGCCCTTAAACGCTGTAGGTGAATATGTGAGAAAAGGAAGAAAAAGAGAATCGATACAAAGATCCAGAATGTCTGAAATACGATATTCCGTGATTTGAACTGGAATGAATCAATACTACCGATGAGCAACAGTCCGATCAATATCAGAATGAGTATGATATAGATCAGAGAATCTTCCAGAAATTGTGTTTTTATCTTCATTGTAGATTTTTCACGATCTCTTTGAAGTGCCTGCCGCGTTCTTCAAAATTATTATACATATCATAACTTGCACAACCGGGAGAAAGAAGAACATATTCGCCGGATTGTGCAAGGTCATTTCCTAATCGAACTGCTTCTTCAAGATCAGCTACTTTATGTGATTTTACATTATTTTCGAATGTTTCATATATCTGTTTTTGTGTTTCTCCTAAGATTATAAGGTTTCTTACATGTTCTATCATTAAAGGAATAAGAGAGGAGAAATCTTCATGTTTATCAGAACCGCCCATTATGAGATTAATCGGTCTGTCAAAGGATGAGAGTGCCTTTTCAACTGATACGCAGTTCGTTGCTTTTGAATCATTAATAAAGATTTTTCCATCGATCTCAGCAACCCATTCAAGCCGATGCTCAAGACCGGTAAAAGTTTTCAAGGCAGCAAGTATATGCTTCGGTTTTACGTCGCATAAAAGCGCTGCAAGAGATGACACAACGGCATTACTCACATTATGTAATCCCCTTATTTGAAGCTCATTACGTGAAATTTCTATAGTATTTTTCTTAGTTTCAATATAAATTTTGTCTCCATCAAACCAGACTAAATCATTGACTTTTTCCTCAATACTATACCAATATTTTTGAGCTTCAATTCTGTTGGTTATGATCCTGCACTCCGGGTCATCAAAATTCAAGAGTGCTCGGTCTTGTCCAGTCTGATTCTCAAAAATCCTCAATTTAGAAGTTTTATAGGCATCAAGTGTATGATACCTGTTAAGATGATCCAGAGTAATATTTAGAAGAACTGCGATATCAGGTTTAAAATCCTGGATCGTATCCAGTTGAAAGCTACTTACTTCCAGAACGATATAATCATACATCCCTTTTTCAATTGGAAATGACGTGAAGGGTAATCCAATATTACCAGCAAGAAGTGCTTTTATACCGCTTTCTTTCAAAATATGATAAATAAGAGAAACCGTTGTACTCTTGCCATTTGATCCAGTTACTGCTATAATTTTTGAGGATGTTCCTTTTGTGAGTTGATAACCAAACTCCAGTTCACTCCAAACGGGAATCTGTTTCTCCCTTGCTGCTACAAGGATCGGAATATCAAGTGGTACTCCTGGGCTGACGATGATCAGTTCATTATCAAGTAATTTATTAGAATGACCGCCACATTCGTAATTGATTTGTGATAGAGTTGATAAAGCATCTTTACAGTCATCTTGTGGGCGGAATTCTGAAAGAAAAGGTATAGCACCAAGTTCTTTAAGTTTTTTTGCTGCAGCTATGCCGCTTCTGGCACAACCGATAACCGCAACTCGTTTATTCTTCCAATCCATATTATCTTAATTTTAGTGTGCCCAGACCGATTGCTGTTAAGAGCATTGTCACGATCCAAAAACGTATCACGATCTGGTTTTCCGACCAGCCCTTTAACTCATAATGATGATGAAGGGGTGCACAGAGCAGAATACGCTTTCCTTCTCCA
It contains:
- the murG gene encoding undecaprenyldiphospho-muramoylpentapeptide beta-N-acetylglucosaminyltransferase, with amino-acid sequence MLRVAIAAGGTGGHIFPGIAIARELQDQLKSCEIIFIGSKDGIENKIVSENGYTCIPTDVHKLYRYLTLKNLLFPYYMIKSIVETRKIYRENLISLFVGCGGFVTGTAGYAAHLQKIPIFLQEQNSYPGLSTRFIAPYAKRIYLGNHVAIDYLKKNDNCLYTGNPIRQLNLTPRKVAQTELGFKDSKTLFIYGGSLGSTPINNAVLKIIESLLEKDYQIIFQTGKRDHSKIIEKYGNQRNMIIKPFFNDIDLVYSASDLVVCRAGAISLSEVAYFRIPAIIIPFPWAAGDHQVKNAESFAQNGAAVMIEEKDLTPEILLTNIENILNNTQQYEIMAHAMKSLAKPEATQHIVSDILMTAGIEC
- a CDS encoding FtsW/RodA/SpoVE family cell cycle protein, producing MKIKTQFLEDSLIYIILILILIGLLLIGSIDSFQFKSRNIVFQTFWIFVSILFFFLFSHIHLQRLRAFSFPFLLFGMLLLGVVFVPGIGKTVNYSTRWINLGKFTFQASNLAKVIFIFYMAHFLAKNQDRVERSEPRYFIKNFFPVIFALGIYLGLIYFEPDLSTAGILFLVFVSLLFVAKVKLTTIALIFATVLVVLVILVSVGPGYRRARYVSFVKFLAGKDVQIEQNDDTFFQPRESLIALSNGKLTGRGSEEGKAKLYYLPFAHSDYIFSILGEEYGFAGSVLILILYVLLLVASFTLAQRAHDPFYSFLIAGLGFGIAYNIIVNVAVAISLIPSTGVTLPFISYGGSALLIDSIAVAMIVNASKRDRYERMEEREFQYA
- the murD gene encoding UDP-N-acetylmuramoyl-L-alanine--D-glutamate ligase — its product is MDWKNKRVAVIGCARSGIAAAKKLKELGAIPFLSEFRPQDDCKDALSTLSQINYECGGHSNKLLDNELIIVSPGVPLDIPILVAAREKQIPVWSELEFGYQLTKGTSSKIIAVTGSNGKSTTVSLIYHILKESGIKALLAGNIGLPFTSFPIEKGMYDYIVLEVSSFQLDTIQDFKPDIAVLLNITLDHLNRYHTLDAYKTSKLRIFENQTGQDRALLNFDDPECRIITNRIEAQKYWYSIEEKVNDLVWFDGDKIYIETKKNTIEISRNELQIRGLHNVSNAVVSSLAALLCDVKPKHILAALKTFTGLEHRLEWVAEIDGKIFINDSKATNCVSVEKALSSFDRPINLIMGGSDKHEDFSSLIPLMIEHVRNLIILGETQKQIYETFENNVKSHKVADLEEAVRLGNDLAQSGEYVLLSPGCASYDMYNNFEERGRHFKEIVKNLQ